One Rickettsia akari str. Hartford genomic window, GTTAATTTTTTTTAGTGCCGAGATAGGAATAACCATAACGTCACCCCCTGCCTCTTCGCCTATAATTTCGTGGACATATAATTCGTTTTTTACACGCTCAATATCAATATCCGGCTTATCAATCTTATTAATAGCTACAATTATAGGAACGCCCGCTGCTTTTGCATGATTAATTGACTCAACCGTTTGCGTTTTGATTCCATCATCTGCTGCAACCACTATAATAACTATATCCGTTACTTTAGCACCTCTTGACCGCATTTCCGAAAAAGCCTCGTGACCCGGAGTATCAATAAAAGTAATCGCTCTACCGTCTGCAAGAGTTACTCTATAAGCTCCGATATGCTGGGTAATGCCTCCAGTTTCACTTGCAGCAATATCCGTAGATTTAAGAGCGTCAAGTAATGATGTTTTTCCGTGATCTACATGCCCCATTACTGTAACAACTGGAGCACGCATTCTCAAATCTTCAACCTTATCATCACTAATTAAAACATTTTCAACATCTGATTCTTGCACTCTTTTTACCGTATGCCCTAAATTTGTTGCGACTAGTTCCGCTGTATCGGTATCTATTGTTTGGCTTGCATTCGCAAGAACACCTAGCTTCATTAATTCCTTAATTACATCTGCTACTCTTTCAGACATAGCATTTGCAAGATCGCCAACTCCGATAACTTCCGGTATCGTCACTTCTCTATATACCTTCTCAGGTGCTTGTGATGCTAATTTACGCTTTTCTTTTTCTCTAGCTCTTTTTATAGAAGCAAGACTTCTAGTTCTACCGCTTTCGTCATCGCCGAGCATATTGAAAAGATCGACTTTTTTGAATTTTTTTGGCTCTTCTAACTTAATCTTTGGAGCAACTACTTTACTATCTGCTGTTTTATCTAATTCTTTCTCTAATTCTATACCGTAACGTGTTCGCATTCCTACTAAAGGAGACTTTACAAAAGATTCTTCTTTCTTTTTAGATATTTGTGACGGTATATGTTCATTATCTTGAACGATTTTAGCACTAACTTCTACTTTATTTTCTTCGTTATTTTGCTGTTTTTGTTCAACTTCTTTATCAGTTTCTAGCGGTTCTATTTTTGAGTTAGCAGACTGGTTAATACTTGCAAGTTTACTTAAAGTGCTGATTTGTGAAGTGTCATTTAATTTAGATTGCTCAGCAGCTTTTTTAAGAATAGATAAACGTCTGTTAAATTCTTCCTTATTAGCATCAATAGCAGTGTGATCTAAACTATTTCTTTCTTGATTTAATGAAATGGTAGTAGTACTACCGGTAGAGCTTTTTCTAACTTCTACTAGTGTCTTAGATTTAGCATTAACAAAGCTTTGAGCTCCTGTAAGAGAGTCAAAAGACTTATTAAGCGATAATTTTGAATTGCCAAGTGTCAACTTTTTGGGTTTGATTTCCTGGTTATCCGTCATATTTAAAACCTTTGTGTTTCTGTTTTTTCTGTCTACTACTTATTACATCATTCCCGTAGAAATGTTGTACACATAGCTATCATTCGCGCAAAATCGGGAATCCAAAAAAAGTATAAATACACCAAGCTTTTGAAATTAAAAGCTCGATTCATCTCACTTTATGCTGGATTCACGCCTACGCGGGAATAACATCGAGAGTGTTTTTTGATTCATACAACCACCATTTCGCAGGAATGACGTACATTCCCATCCTCTAACTATCCTTTAATTCACCGTGCCGTCTAGCAGTTTTAATCAGTAATTTAATATTTTCGTCCGTTATATTAGAATTTGGAGCTAAATTTTTAAATTCATTTACACTCATCTCTCCTAAATCTTCTATGGTCTTTATACCATATTCGGCAAATTTTAATATTAATTCAAGCGGTAATGCTAATATATCTATTAATTCTTGCTCAACTCCTAAATCCTCTAACTTTTTGATAATCTTTTCATTCTTAAGGTCGACGTAATTAACAGCTCGATTTTTGATCTCTACTGCAAGTTCTTCCTCAAAACCTTCGATTCTTGTCAAAGTACTAACCTCACTACTGGCAATTTGTTCTACCGAATTAAATCCCGTTACCGATAAAAGCTGACCTATAACTTCTTCAACATCTAAAGCTTCCATAAATAATTGCGTAGAAGTCACAAACTCTTCGTTTCTTCTTTTTGATTCCTGCTCTTCAGTCATTATATCGATATTCCAACCTGTAAGCTTAGAAGCTAAACGAACATTCTGCCCTCTTCTACCTATTGCAATACTTTGATTTTCTTGTGAAACTACTACTTCTACCTTATGCCTATCCTCATCAATCAAAATTTTTGTAATCTCCCCAGGTGCAAGCGGTGCAAGAGCATTAACTATAAACTGTGCAAGATCATTACTCCATAATACTATATCAATTTTCTCTCCGTTTAACTCATTTGTTACTGCTTTTACTCTATTACCTCTAATACCTACACATGAGC contains:
- the infB gene encoding translation initiation factor IF-2, encoding MTDNQEIKPKKLTLGNSKLSLNKSFDSLTGAQSFVNAKSKTLVEVRKSSTGSTTTISLNQERNSLDHTAIDANKEEFNRRLSILKKAAEQSKLNDTSQISTLSKLASINQSANSKIEPLETDKEVEQKQQNNEENKVEVSAKIVQDNEHIPSQISKKKEESFVKSPLVGMRTRYGIELEKELDKTADSKVVAPKIKLEEPKKFKKVDLFNMLGDDESGRTRSLASIKRAREKEKRKLASQAPEKVYREVTIPEVIGVGDLANAMSERVADVIKELMKLGVLANASQTIDTDTAELVATNLGHTVKRVQESDVENVLISDDKVEDLRMRAPVVTVMGHVDHGKTSLLDALKSTDIAASETGGITQHIGAYRVTLADGRAITFIDTPGHEAFSEMRSRGAKVTDIVIIVVAADDGIKTQTVESINHAKAAGVPIIVAINKIDKPDIDIERVKNELYVHEIIGEEAGGDVMVIPISALKKINLEKLEEAILLVAEMKDLKASPFGPASGVVIESKIEKGRGTLTTILVQRGTLRNGDIIIAGSSYGKVKKMTNDKGLEIVEATPSVPVEIQGLNEVPFAGDKFNVVQNEKQAKDIAEYRMRLAKEKKISIAPRSSLEDLFLKASGNSKIKELPLIIKGDVQGSVEAILGSLLKLPSDAIKLRILHSGVGPITESDVSLAHASSAIIVGFNVRAGANALTAAEKEKVDIRYYSIIYNLIDDVKAIMSGMLDPIVREQYIGSVEIRQIFNITKVGKIAGSYVTKGIIKQGASVRLLRDNVVIHEGKLKTLKRFKDEVKEVREGYECGIAFENYEDIREGDTVEVFELVQEQRQL
- the nusA gene encoding transcription termination factor NusA; this translates as MSNIGNVEILQIIDSVAREKGISKEILVSTVEQAVQVAGRKKYGNEYNIKAQINRKTGEINLLRILKIVEDVQDYLTQISLAEALRKNPEAKIGDEIYEYLPPIDHARVSAQAAKQVITQRVIEAEREKQYHDFKDRKGEIINGIVKRIEYGDIIVDLSRAEAIIKKDQLINGENFKPNDRIKAYVQDVRQETKGPQIFLSRVDNQMLVKLFKIEVPEILEDIIQIKSVARDPGSRAKIAVFASDSSIDPVGSCVGIRGNRVKAVTNELNGEKIDIVLWSNDLAQFIVNALAPLAPGEITKILIDEDRHKVEVVVSQENQSIAIGRRGQNVRLASKLTGWNIDIMTEEQESKRRNEEFVTSTQLFMEALDVEEVIGQLLSVTGFNSVEQIASSEVSTLTRIEGFEEELAVEIKNRAVNYVDLKNEKIIKKLEDLGVEQELIDILALPLELILKFAEYGIKTIEDLGEMSVNEFKNLAPNSNITDENIKLLIKTARRHGELKDS